The following are encoded in a window of Spea bombifrons isolate aSpeBom1 chromosome 2, aSpeBom1.2.pri, whole genome shotgun sequence genomic DNA:
- the C2H1orf74 gene encoding UPF0739 protein C1orf74 homolog, whose amino-acid sequence MSLQEELHLASSRHLKERKKRLFSVAVSLKLAADILSVDCGLKPCFLYDYSGAGVHQIQGYVEELQHMGFIKGHLHILNIADNILIINVTRAMSCISALVHSNDFYLIDVSASLNQPVVCNRDDVPLIQSQLNYLLDHLTQYQHEQPATVSVGDVQFPDWNLCTIFGFLLNFPAVYWFDTTSGFENCLSLVPLRHLTVQGDCSRLGLKRTHIYSFTVPESVCHILQKHLEDWFEKLRQTFLSQSHFKDLEILTDTVTLTAVAL is encoded by the coding sequence ATGTCTCTCCAGGAAGAACTTCATTTGGCTTCTTCACGTCACCTTAAAGAACGTAAGAAGAGGCTTTTCTCTGTTGCAGTCTCCTTGAAACTTGCTGCTGACATTCTGTCTGTGGACTGTGGACTAAAGCCATGTTTTCTTTACGACTATAGTGGAGCAGGTGTCCACCAAATACAGGGGTATGTTGAAGAACTTCAGCATATGGGCTTCATAAAGGGACATTTGCACATCCTGAACATTGCAGATAACATTCTAATAATTAATGTTACCAGGGCTATGTCCTGCATAAGTGCATTGGTTCATAGTAATGATTTCTATCTAATAGATGTTTCAGCATCACTCAATCAGCCTGTGGTATGTAACAGAGATGATGTCCCATTAATACAGTCTCAGCTTAATTACCTCTTGGATCATCTAACACAGTACCAACATGAGCAACCAGCTACTGTATCTGTAGGTGATGTTCAGTTTCCAGACTGGAACCTCTGCACAATCTTTGGATTCCTTTTAAATTTCCCTGCGGTATACTGGTTTGACACTACAAGCGGCTTTGAGAACTGCTTGTCTTTGGTGCCCCTGAGACATTTGACTGTCCAAGGTGATTGCTCTAGGTTAGGACTCAAAAGGACACACATTTATTCCTTCACTGTACCCGAGTCTGTATGCCACATCTTACAGAAACATTTAGAAGATTGGTTTGAAAAGTTGAGGCAAACGTTTCTTAGCCAAAGTCATTTTAAGGACCTTGAGATTTTAACGGATACTGTAACTCTAACTGCTGTTGCTCTTTGA